In Patulibacter sp. SYSU D01012, a single window of DNA contains:
- a CDS encoding CBS domain-containing protein encodes MITLPARPHVAGTAEGLREALRSALRPAPQAAGSAPATPTVAASAEQMVEEAARGALGHGRAAVPVVDHAGRAVGVLRAADVAALHPAERAERLVGTVAVRDRELLAGPDDDVAALRRRPAVAAAGLGLVVDRRGVLLRAVEPA; translated from the coding sequence GTGATCACCCTGCCCGCCCGCCCGCACGTCGCCGGCACCGCCGAGGGCCTGCGCGAGGCCCTCCGCTCCGCCCTGCGCCCGGCCCCGCAGGCCGCGGGGTCCGCGCCCGCGACGCCGACGGTGGCCGCGTCGGCGGAGCAGATGGTCGAGGAGGCGGCGCGCGGCGCCCTGGGCCACGGCCGTGCGGCCGTCCCCGTCGTCGACCACGCGGGCCGGGCCGTCGGCGTGCTGCGCGCCGCCGACGTCGCCGCGCTGCACCCGGCCGAGCGCGCCGAACGGCTCGTCGGCACCGTCGCGGTCCGCGACCGCGAGCTGCTCGCCGGGCCGGACGACGACGTCGCCGCGCTGCGCCGCCGGCCCGCCGTCGCCGCCGCCGGCCTGGGCCTGGTGGTCGACCGCCGGGGCGTGCTGCTGCGCGCGGTCGAGCCCGCGTAG
- a CDS encoding CBS domain-containing protein yields the protein MSTTRRQPFTTLLARDVMRAPIVACDPATELSDVADRMRRHRIHAVIVDGIARGTGGDRLVWAVVSDLDLVRAAVRADGPTTAGSVAASPVVCVDVADDLVTVGAALAENDCAHAVVTEGDRPVGVVSTLDLVAVLAPEGDAG from the coding sequence ATGAGCACCACGAGGCGTCAGCCGTTCACCACGCTCCTCGCCCGGGACGTCATGCGCGCGCCCATCGTCGCGTGCGATCCGGCGACCGAGCTCTCCGACGTGGCCGACCGGATGCGCCGCCACCGCATCCACGCCGTGATCGTCGACGGGATCGCCCGCGGGACGGGCGGCGACCGGCTCGTGTGGGCCGTCGTCTCCGACCTGGACCTGGTCCGGGCGGCGGTCCGCGCCGACGGCCCGACCACGGCGGGCAGCGTGGCGGCGTCGCCGGTCGTCTGCGTCGACGTGGCCGACGACCTCGTGACCGTCGGCGCCGCGCTCGCCGAGAACGACTGCGCGCACGCCGTGGTCACCGAGGGCGACCGGCCCGTGGGCGTCGTCTCCACCCTCGACCTGGTCGCCGTCCTGGCCCCGGAGGGCGACGCGGGATAG